A stretch of the Argentina anserina chromosome 6, drPotAnse1.1, whole genome shotgun sequence genome encodes the following:
- the LOC126799335 gene encoding cold and drought-regulated protein CORA-like, translated as MAYSKTMLLVAFAVLLITAEVSAHRGLTESTTPTTTDGRGGYSHGGNGGYNGGGRGGHGGYNGGGRGGHGGYNGGGRGGNGGYNGGGSNGGYQHGGKGGRGGHGGHGGHGLETEN; from the exons ATGGCGTACTCAAAGACTATGCTTCTTGTTGCCTTTGCCGTTCTCCTCATCACTGCTGAGGTCTCAGCCCATCGTGGCCTAACTGAGTCAACCACTCCAACTACTACTG ATGGCAGAGGGGGATATAGCCACGGAGGCAATGGAGGATACAACGGGGGAGGCAGGGGTGGACACGGAGGATACAACGGGGGAGGCAGGGGTGGACACGGAGGATACAATGGAGGAGGCAGGGGAGGAAACGGAGGATACAACGGAGGAGGAAGCAATGGTGGCTATCAACATGGAGGAAAGGGAGGACGTGGAGGACACGGAGGTCACGGTGGTCATGGACTCGAAACCGAGAACTAG